In the Malaya genurostris strain Urasoe2022 chromosome 1, Malgen_1.1, whole genome shotgun sequence genome, one interval contains:
- the LOC131434040 gene encoding splicing factor 3A subunit 3, translating to METIFEIQRRLHEECDRLVMSMSEELQMPKKTTKEKVLADHRIKIYLERYQSCSRSLLELYQDKDGERKQEITNMSVNEFKEFYSQFNSLVEFHQNHGNNVAVPASIEFAKLREQLNDPSYLMEIVKFSDVENYGQYLDLHECYNSYINLKGIDKIDYITYLSEFNKFADVPKKQKNLKYKIYLELLHEYLYGFITRSRPLFFELDHTVKRNELQFEDLWKNGEAPGWERGKDVEDDAMINLNEFFKWEDLTYLGLDRLKAALQAIGMKCGGTLEERAQRLFACKEDKNKENERKRLMYNQKDKDIALLEYKITKLTELVDDQIYETKVNLQRKQARYMVDESDDDSMDEVESDDDDGIPYNPKNLPLGYDGKPIPYWLYKLHQLHFTYECEICGNYKYNGPKAFQNHFSEWRHAHGMRCLGIPNTAHFANITKIEDALVLWDKVKEQTFSKMWVPANEEEFEDSRGNILSKKVYLDLQKQGLL from the exons ATGGAAACAATCTTTGAAATTCAACGCCGCTTACACGAGGAGTGCGATCGGCTGGTGATGTCGATGTCGGAGGAACTTCAGATGCCGAAAAAAACG ACCAAGGAAAAGGTGCTGGCCGATCATCGtataaaaatttatctggaacgGTATCAGAGCTGCAGTCGGTCGCTGCTGGAACTGTACCAGGACAAGGATGGCGAACGAAAGCAGGAAATTACCAACATGAGTGTGAACGAGTTTAAGGAGTTCTACAGTCAGTTCAATTCGTTGGTGGAGTTCCATCAGAACCATGGGAACAATGTGGCCGTACCGGCTTCAATCGAGTTCGCCAAACTGCGGGAACAGTTGAATGATCCCAGCTATTTGATGGAGATAGTGAAGTTCAGTGACGTCGAGAACTATGGGCAGTATCTGGATCTGCACGAGTGTTACAACAGCTACATCAATCTGAAGGGAATCGACAAAATCGACTACATTACGTATCTGTCGGAGTTCAACAAGTTCGCGGATGTGCCCAAAAAGCAGAAgaatttaaaatataaaatctaCTTGGAGCTGTTGCACGAGTACCTGTACGGTTTCATCACCCGAAGCCGGCCGCTGTTTTTCGAGCTGGACCACACGGTCAAGCGGAATGAGCTGCAGTTTGAGGATTTGTGGAAAAACGGTGAAGCACCCGGTTGGGAAAGGGGCAAAGACGTGGAGGATGATGCGATGAttaatttgaatgaatttttcaaGTGGGAAGATTTGACCTATTTGGGGCTAGATCGGTTGAAAGCGGCTCTTCAG gcTATCGGAATGAAATGCGGTGGCACACTGGAGGAGCGTGCCCAGCGGCTGTTTGCGTGCAAGGAAGATAAAAACAAGGAGAACGAACGGAAACGGCTGATGTACAACCAAAAGGACAAGGATATTGCGCTGCTGGAGTATAAAATTACTAAACTGACGGAGTTGGTGGATGATCAGATTTATGAGACGAAGGTCAATCTGCAGCGGAAGCAGGCACGCTACATGGTGGACGAAAGTGACGATGACAGTATGGACGAGGTAGAGTCGGATGACGACGATGGAATTCCGTACAATCCGAAGAACCTGCCGCTCGGTTACGACGGTAAACCGATTCCCTACTGGCTGTACAAATTGCACCAGTTGCATTTCACGTACGAGTgtgagatttgtggtaactACAAGTACAACGGTCCGAAGGCTTTCCAGAATCACTTTTCCGAGTGGAGACACGCCCATGGAATGCGTTGCCTCGGTATTCCGAATACGGCTCACTTTGCTAACATTACGAAAATCGAGGACGCACTGGTCCTATGGGATAAGGTTAAGGAGCAAACATTCTCCAAAATGTGGGTTCCAGCAAACGAGGAAGAATTCGAAGACTCCCGGGGAAATATTCTCAGCAAGAAGGTGTATCTTGATTTGCAGAAGCAGGGTTTACTGTAA